From Haloglomus litoreum, the proteins below share one genomic window:
- the cgi121 gene encoding KEOPS complex subunit Cgi121, with amino-acid sequence MRLVEGIVHVAGGNDRAAEASAPETAPVFDDVDALVARLDEVASEHGVTVQAFDAGLVTGREHLERALELADRERARGEGIARDRAVEVLLYAAGRRQIDRALELGVGPGATPAVVLLDAEGEDGDEAAAADAVRALLEPAETLGDYDPARVRAFFDIEDAELAATDADLPALVHERVALLVVNR; translated from the coding sequence ATGCGGCTCGTCGAGGGCATCGTCCACGTCGCGGGCGGGAACGACCGGGCGGCGGAGGCGAGCGCACCCGAAACGGCCCCCGTCTTCGACGACGTGGACGCGCTGGTCGCCCGGCTGGACGAGGTCGCGAGCGAGCACGGCGTGACCGTGCAGGCGTTCGACGCGGGCCTCGTCACGGGCCGCGAGCACCTCGAACGGGCGCTCGAACTCGCCGACCGCGAGCGCGCGCGCGGCGAGGGCATCGCGCGGGACCGCGCGGTCGAGGTGCTGCTGTACGCAGCCGGTCGCCGGCAGATCGACCGGGCCCTGGAGCTGGGCGTCGGCCCCGGCGCGACGCCCGCCGTCGTCCTGCTCGACGCGGAGGGCGAGGACGGCGACGAGGCGGCCGCCGCCGACGCCGTCCGGGCGCTGCTCGAACCGGCGGAGACGCTGGGCGACTACGACCCGGCCCGGGTCCGGGCGTTCTTCGACATCGAGGACGCCGAGCTGGCGGCGACCGACGCCGACCTGCCCGCACTGGTCCACGAGCGCGTGGCGCTGCTGGTCGTGAACCGGTGA
- a CDS encoding ATP-dependent DNA helicase encodes MNVSEVAGVPEWLPEHLRADGIEELYPPQAEAVEAGVTQGDSLVASVPTASGKTLVAELAMLSAVQRGGKALYIVPLRALASEKREEFEEFSRYGVDVGVSTGNYESEERWLREKDIIVATSEKVDSLVRNDASWLSRLDCVVADEVHLVDDAQRGPTLEVTLAKLRRINPGLQVVALSATIGNADALAEWLDAALVDSDWRPIELRKGVHFGEALHFDDGSQEHLPSQGSEKATESIVRDTLTPDEDGDGADGEDGHGDGRGSSLVFVNSRRNAEGAAKRLANVTNDHLDGDEVARLREIAAEIRDDNDTETSEDLADAVEKGAAFHHAGLSSTMRSLVEDAFRDRLVKCIAATPTLAAGVNTPSRRVVVRDWRRYSGEAGGMQPLSVLEVHQMMGRAGRPGMDPYGEALLLAKSHDELDELFERYVWADPEPVQSKLAAEPAMRTHLLATIASGFADSREGLLEFLEETLYASQADEDAFLEQVMDDMLAYLERNGFIEDEGGQLQATGMGHTVSRLYLDPMSAAEIIDGLRAVEDRPTALGLYHLVARTPDMYQLYLRSGEEEEFTELAYERESEFCGRMPSEFDEAFDDWLSALKTARLLEDWADEVEEDRITERYGVGPGDIRGKVDTAEWLLGAAEQLAAELDLGIAPAVREARVRVQHGVREELVDLAGVRGVGRKRARRLFEAGIEDREALRNANKPVVLGALRGREKTAESVLENAGHTDPDMADVEPDPDAAPVVDDADDEDQTSLGEF; translated from the coding sequence ATGAACGTCTCCGAGGTCGCGGGCGTGCCGGAGTGGCTCCCCGAGCACCTCCGTGCGGACGGTATCGAGGAGCTGTACCCGCCCCAGGCCGAGGCCGTCGAGGCGGGGGTGACGCAGGGCGACTCGCTGGTCGCCTCGGTCCCCACGGCGTCCGGGAAGACCCTCGTGGCGGAGCTGGCGATGCTGTCGGCGGTCCAGCGCGGCGGCAAGGCCCTCTACATCGTCCCGCTGCGGGCGCTGGCCTCCGAGAAGCGCGAGGAGTTCGAGGAGTTCTCGCGCTACGGCGTCGACGTCGGCGTCTCGACGGGGAACTACGAGTCCGAGGAGCGCTGGCTCCGCGAGAAGGACATCATCGTCGCCACCTCCGAGAAGGTGGACTCGCTGGTCCGCAACGACGCCTCGTGGCTCTCGCGGCTGGACTGCGTGGTCGCCGACGAGGTCCACCTCGTAGACGACGCCCAGCGCGGCCCCACGCTGGAGGTGACGCTGGCCAAACTCCGGCGCATCAACCCCGGGCTGCAGGTGGTGGCGCTGTCGGCGACCATCGGCAACGCCGACGCGCTGGCCGAGTGGCTCGACGCCGCCCTCGTCGACTCGGACTGGCGGCCCATCGAACTGCGCAAGGGCGTCCACTTCGGCGAGGCGCTCCACTTCGACGACGGCAGCCAGGAGCACCTCCCCAGCCAGGGCTCCGAGAAGGCCACCGAGAGCATCGTCCGGGACACGCTGACGCCCGACGAGGACGGGGACGGGGCGGACGGCGAGGACGGCCACGGCGACGGCCGCGGCTCCTCGCTCGTCTTCGTCAACAGCCGCCGCAACGCGGAGGGTGCGGCCAAGCGCCTGGCGAACGTGACGAACGACCACCTCGACGGCGACGAGGTGGCGCGGCTCCGCGAGATCGCCGCCGAGATCCGCGACGACAACGACACCGAGACCAGCGAGGACCTGGCCGACGCCGTCGAGAAGGGCGCCGCCTTCCACCACGCAGGGCTCTCGAGCACCATGCGCTCGCTCGTCGAGGACGCCTTCCGCGACCGCCTCGTCAAATGTATCGCCGCGACGCCCACGCTCGCGGCGGGCGTCAACACACCCTCGCGCCGCGTCGTCGTCCGGGACTGGCGGCGCTACTCCGGCGAGGCCGGCGGGATGCAGCCCCTGTCGGTGCTCGAAGTGCACCAGATGATGGGCCGCGCGGGGCGACCCGGGATGGACCCGTACGGGGAGGCGCTGCTGCTGGCGAAGAGCCACGACGAACTGGACGAGCTGTTCGAGCGGTACGTCTGGGCCGACCCGGAGCCGGTGCAGTCGAAACTCGCGGCGGAGCCGGCGATGCGGACCCACCTGCTCGCGACCATCGCGTCCGGGTTCGCCGACTCGCGCGAGGGGCTGCTGGAGTTCCTCGAGGAGACCCTCTATGCGAGTCAGGCCGACGAGGACGCCTTCCTCGAACAGGTGATGGACGACATGCTGGCGTACCTGGAGCGGAACGGGTTCATCGAGGACGAGGGCGGCCAGTTGCAGGCGACGGGGATGGGCCACACCGTCTCCCGCCTCTATCTCGACCCGATGAGCGCCGCCGAGATCATCGACGGGCTCCGCGCCGTCGAGGACCGCCCCACGGCGCTCGGACTCTACCACCTCGTCGCGCGCACGCCGGACATGTACCAGCTCTACCTCCGCTCGGGCGAGGAGGAGGAGTTCACGGAACTCGCCTACGAGCGCGAGTCGGAGTTCTGCGGCCGGATGCCCAGCGAGTTCGACGAGGCGTTCGACGACTGGCTCTCGGCGCTCAAGACCGCCAGACTGCTCGAGGACTGGGCCGACGAGGTCGAGGAGGACCGCATCACCGAGCGCTACGGCGTCGGCCCGGGCGACATCCGCGGGAAGGTCGACACCGCCGAGTGGTTGCTGGGCGCCGCCGAGCAGCTGGCGGCCGAACTCGACCTCGGCATCGCGCCCGCGGTCCGGGAGGCACGGGTCCGCGTCCAGCACGGCGTCCGCGAGGAGCTCGTCGACCTCGCGGGCGTGCGCGGCGTCGGGCGCAAGCGCGCCCGCCGGCTGTTCGAGGCCGGCATCGAGGACCGCGAGGCGCTGCGGAACGCCAACAAGCCGGTCGTCCTCGGGGCGCTCCGGGGCCGCGAGAAGACCGCCGAGAGCGTCCTCGAGAACGCCGGGCACACCGACCCCGACATGGCGGACGTGGAGCCGGACCCCGACGCCGCGCCCGTGGTGGACGACGCCGACGACGAGGACCAGACCAGCCTGGGTGAGTTCTGA